CGACATCGCCGTATCGAGGATGTCCACGCCCGCATCGATCGCCGCCTGGTAACTCAGGGGGGCGACGCCGCTTGTGCAGTGGGAGTGGAGGCAGACCCTGACATCCGCCATCTTCTTGATCCCCGTGATAAGGTCGCGGGCATCGTGCGGCATGATCAGACCGGCCATGTCCTTGATACAGATCGAGTCGCAGCCGAGCGCGTAGAGTTCCTCCGCCATCTCGATGAACGTCGCGACGGAGTGGACGGGGCTCGTCGTGTAGGATATCGCGCCCTGCAGGTGCGCCCCGACGTTCCCGACCTCCTCCATCGCTTTTTTCATGTTCCGGATATCGTTCAGCGCATCGAAGACCCGGAAGATATCGACCCCGTTTTGCGCCGACGCCTCTACGAACTTCTCCACGACGTCGTCGGGATAGTGCCGGTAGCCCACGAGGTTCTGGCCCCGCAGGAGCATCTGGATGGGAGTGCGTTTCAGTTCGGCCTTCAGCATGCGGAGGCGTTCCCAGGGATCGTCGTTGAGAAACCTGATGCAGCTGTCAAAGGTCGCCCCGCCCCAGGCCTCGACAGAGAAGAAACCTACTTCATCGATGGCACGGGCAAGAGGGAGCATATCCTCAGTCCGGAGCCGGGTGGCGATGAGCGACTGATGCGCGTCCCTAAGCGTGGTATCGGTGATATTGAGTGAATCAAATTTGGCAGCACACATCGAATTTTGCACCTCGAAGGGCTGAGAAGATATCGATAAAGCCTCTAAAAAATTCATCCTACTAATATAAAAACGTCGCGAAGAGGCAGACAGGATAAAAACCCGGGTATTCCGGCCGTTATGCAAGCCAGGACGTCCCGTGGATCCGCTTCAAATCGGGGGCATATCCGCCCCCCGATCGTGTATCCCCGTACCACGAGCAGCCGGGCAATCTCGTCGGCCCTCCTGATCTGGGTGACGATAAGGGTGACGGCGAGCGGCACGATCGAGCGCACACCGGGCCGGATTCCCTTCAGCGCCATTGCAATCCGCAGCTGGTCGATCTCCTGCCGGATCACGGCAAGACCCGTAAGTCCCATCTCGGCGATGAGCCCCACCTCGAACCCCACCCGGTTCCCGAGGGCCCAGACCGCCACGCCGAGCACCTCGCCTTCCTCCGTCGCGGTATACGCCCACGCGGCGAGGAGAAGGAGCACGGTCATCCTGATGAAGTAAGAGAGCCCCGGGCCGCCCCCCCACGCCGAGACGAGCGCCGTTACGGCGATCATCCCGACGAGGGGGAGAAACACCCCCGGCTGCGGGAGGGCCTTCGTGCGCGGGGTAAAGAGCAGCCACCAGACCAGGGCGGCGACGGCTCCCGCCGTGCTCGCAAACGCGGCCGCCGAGAGGAGCACGGTGGCGAGCAGCCTCAGCCGCGGATCCTGCATAGCGCCTCCCGGGCGTCGGAAAGCCTGATGTTCTCCGGGCGGGCACCCTCTCTCAGGGCATACGCGAGGTACGGCGGGGCGTGCCGCCAGGAGGGGATCGCGTCGGGCACGCTGCCGCGGGCAGTCAGGACTCCATCCTCCATTTCCCAGACGGCATTCACCCGGGGCAGGACCGCGCGCTCGTGCGAGAAGATGATGGTGATGCCCTCTTCCCTCTCCTCGATCATCCTGCAGGCCTCCCTCTTCGCGGTGCAGTCGAGAGAACTGAACGGTTCGTCCAGCATCAGCAGGTCCGGGTTTTGCATGACGGCGCAGGCCAGGGTCAGCCTCCGGAGTTCACCGCGGGAGAGGTGGAACGGGTCGTCGCCGGCGCGCGCCGGGAGGTCCGCCCGCGCGAGCACGTCCTCCGGGGAAAGCCCCCAGGAACGGACCTCCTCGGCCACGGTCGGGCAGGTGATCTGGTGTTCGGGGAACTGCAGCAGGAGCAGCGCCGATGCAACATTGTGCCGCCGGACGGCGCCGCTCGCGGGACGGAGCAGTTCGGCAAGCAGGAGAGCGAGCGTCGATTTCCCGCTTCCCACCGGCCCGCTGACCAGGTGCACGCCCTCTTCAAAGGTTCCGCTGCCCCGGAGGGTGAACGAACCGCGGGAGAAGCGGAGATCCTCGAGGTCGACCCTCACCGGCAAACCCTCCACATCGTGGGATAAAAGCACGTCTCCTCGAGCGCGGAGAAGACCTCTTCCGGCGTGCCGTGGTGCCGGACGAGACCGTTCTCCATGAAGATGACGTAGTCCGCCCCTGCCGCGGCATCCATCGACTGCGTGCACCAGAGCACGTGGGCTGCGGTGCTCTCCTGCACGACCCGCCGGACGCGCTCCGCCGTCACGGCATCCAGGTGCGAGTCGGCCTCGTCCAGGACGAGCACCTCGGGATCGCCGGCACAGGCCGCAGCCAGCGCGACGAGGGCCTTCTCGCCCCCGGAGATGGCCGAGACCTTCGCATCGAGGAGGTGCGAAATACCGACCCGGGCTGCGGCCGCCCTGACCCGCTCGTCCGTCTCGGGGCAGGGGTAGTGGCGGAACCGGGGAGTCGACGCGATCTCGTCGTAGACCCGGGAGAAGAGGAGCGTCCGGTCGGGGAACTCCCCCACCCACCCGACCTTCACGGCGGACGGCGGACGGCCGAGGAGCCGGACCGTTCCAGCGCCGGGCTCCTCGATGCCGGAGCAGACTGAAAGAAGCGTCGTCTTGCCGCTCCCGTTCGGCCCGATAACGGCGATGTGGCGCGCATCTACCGTAAGGTCGGGGATCTCGACGATTCGGTGCCGGAGGCAGGAGATGCGGATCATGCCACCCGCTTTCCTATGGCATAGGCAGCCGCGACCTTCACGACGGCACCGACGACGAACGGGGCGACGCCGACCAGGATTGCCTGGGGAAGCGAGAGCGACGCCGACCAGGCGAGCCATGCGACACCGAAGACATACGTTACACAGGTCGCCGCGATCAGACCCGCGACCCGGGACTTCGGCGATTCATGCTCGTAGGCGAGCCCGACGACGAGGGCGGAGGGGATAAAGCCGGCCAGAAACCCCCCCGTGGGGCCGAGGAGCACCCCGAGGCCGGCCGTACCGTTATGAAAGACCGGGAGGCCGGCCGCCCCGAGGAGGACGTAGAGGGCGACGGGGATCACCGCATACCGCTTCATGACAATCCCGGAGAGAAGCACGAAGAGGGTCTGGAGCGTAAGCGGGACCGGGGGCAGCGGGATGGATATCCAGCTCCCGGCGGCGATCAGCGCGATGAACGTACCACTGTAAGCGAGGATCCGGGCTCGGTGCATCATGTCAACCATCTTATTTTGGATGGTTGACAAGAAAAATCCTGTCGATGTTGAACGATGAATGATGGATAACTCTAACGAACTGCTTCGCATAACCCCCAGGTAGTTCCGTTACCGATGGGGGGTCTTCTCTCCCAATGATCCAAAAAGTGTACGGGTGTTGACAGGGACCAGGAAGTTAGAGCTGGAAACAGTCGCCCGCGATGACCCGCTCGATCTTCCCGTTGTCCTTGCGGATGATCAGGGCGCCGTGCTCATCGATATCGATGGCCTCTCCCGAAAAGGTCTTGTTGATGGTCTTGATGGCCACCCGGTGGTCGAGCGTCAGGGAGAGGCTCTTCCACTCGCGGATGATGGGATCGTACTCTCCGTCCTCGAGCTGCTGGTAGCGCAGTTCGAACTCCCGCAGGACCCGGGCGAGAAGCGCCACGCGGTCGACCTCGCGGCCGACCTCCGCCTGGAGCGAGGTCACCGTATCCCTCAGGTTCGGCGAGAGTTCGTCGAGAGAGATATTCGCATCGATCCCGATCCCGAGGAGGCCGTAGTGCACGGTATCCGCCTCGGCAGTGAGTTCCAGGAGCAACCCGGCAACCTTCTTATCCCCGACGAAGATGTCGTTGGGCCACTTGATCAGCGCACTGATGTCGTACTCCTTCCGGATGGCACGGGCAATCGCGACCGCCCCGGCCATGGTGATCATGAAGAGGTGGTCGAACGGGATCTTCGGTTTTAAGAGAATGGTGGCCCAGATACCCCCCGCAGGCGAGACCCAGGCGCGTCCGAGTCTGCCCACCCCGCCGGTCTGCTCTTCGGCGATGATCACCATGCCGTGCAGTCTTTCGGGATCGGTCTCTTCGGCGAGTTTCTTCCCGATCCAGCCCGTGGAGGCGGTGCGGTCGAAGTGGCGGATCTGTCTCCCGATAAAGCGGGTGCGGAGCTGCTTGTGGATCTCGTACGGAAGGAGCCTGTCGGTCTTCGTCTCGAGGCGGTAGCCTTCCGCCCGTGACGACGATATGCCGTATCCCAGCCTCCGGAGTTCGCGTATCTGTTTCCAGACGGCCGATCGGGTGACGCCCAGCTGCTCTGCAATCCGTTCGCCCGATACCGGGCCGGGCGATTCTTCGAGAATCTTCAGTACGTTGATTGCCGTATCCTTCATGTCCATTACCTTTTCGCTGCAGGCGACTCAGTCGGGAGCGGACACGGATCCTCGCCGCAGACCTGCTTCCGGATATCCGCGTGCTGCTCCATAAAACCCGCCAGATCAAAGATGCCGGTCACATCGACGATGCCGATTGCGCCGATGGGCCTGCCGTCGTCGCCCCTCACCGGCGCCACCACTACCGGGATGCCCTTGTAAGGCCCGTTCGGGGGCCTGACCCTCAACGTGGCATTCTCAGCCAGGACCTCCTCGAGGACGGGACCCGTATAGGCCTCGTCGATGACCTTCCCGCCCTCGATCCGGACTCCGGGATGGTCGCGGGATCGGGCCGTGACGGGCAGACGGCCAAGCAGATCATGGAGGCAGAGCATGACGGGAGCGAGATCGCGCGCGCTCGAAGAGACAGAGATGATGTATTGCTCCATGGTCGTATCCCTACTGTTCATCATGGTTTATCTAAAATAAGGTTTCCCTATCGCCGCAGGAGAACTCCTTCAAGAATTCGCGCGACGGGTATTCATGGATGCTCGAGACCAGGATCATGCCGTCGCCGAGCGCCTTCCCGACGAGAAGCGCCTCGCCGGTAGCCGAGGCGGCAAGCGTTTCGCCGCCGTGGGCCGGGAACGAGCCGTCGCACTCGACGGCGGTGAGGTCGTAGCCGGAGAAGAGGGAGGCATAGTTGCTCTCCCCGACAAAGCGGACTGCACGCGGCCCGTACGAGAACGCGTAGGTCACCGGGAACGGGAGCCAGTCGTAGGCGTCCTCCCGGCAGCATCCCGCGCCGAAGACCAGCAGCCGCCCTCCGTTCTCGACGAAACGCCGGATGCGCTCCTCTGCAGCCCGAAGAGCGGGGAGGAGGTTCGAGTAGTCCGGGTTCGCAAACCCCGTCGGCACGATGAGCGAGACGAATTTGCCGCGCCAGAAGGGTGATGCGAGCATGTAGGGGTTGACCGTCTCGCAGCAGGCCCCGCAGTCCTCGATGAGCCGCGAGAACATGAGGGGGCTGTCCCAGAGCAGCCCGGTCCTGCAGGTCACCCCTTGATCACCCCGAGCGGTTCCAGCCGGACGACGATATTCGAGAGGCCCGCTTCGTGCACGACGCGCACTACTTCCCGGCTCGGCTTGTAGACTTCGGGCGCCTCCTCCGCGAGGGCGGAGTCGCTGTGAGCGCGCACCAGGATGCCTTCTCCTGCGAGGTGCTCCCGGAGTTCCTTCCCGCGGACCTCTTTCTTCGCCTTCGACCGGCTGAGCACTCTCCCCGCTCCGTGGCAGGTGCTCCCCCAGGTCTTCTGCATCGCGGTCGTCGTGCCGTGGAGGAGGAAGGAGGACGTCCCCATGCTCCCGGGGATGATCACCGGCTGCCCGACCCCGGCATACTCCCGGGGAATGCCCGGGGCTCCGGGACCGAACGCCCGCGTCGCGCCTTTGCGGTGGACACAGACCTCCGTCGACGCGCCGTCGACGTCGTGGCGCTCGAACTTGGCGACGTTATGCGCGACGTCGTAGATGAGCCGCATCGCATCGTAGTCGATCCCGAAGAGCTCCGCGAACACTTTTTTGGCCTCGTGCATGATGACCTGCCGGTTTGCCCAGGCATAGTTTGCGGCGCAGACCATGCCGCCGTAGTAGGCGCGGCCTTCCGGGGAATCGATCGGGGCGCAGGCAAGCTGCCGGTCGGGGAGGTGTATCCGGTATCCGGCGAGCGCACTCTCGAGCGTCCGCAGGTGATCGGTGGCGACCTGGTGGCCGAGACCCCGTGAGCCGCAGTGGACCATGAAACAGACCTGCCCCTCGGCGATCCCAAAGACCTTCGCCGCTTCGGGATCGACGATCTCCCTCGCCACCTGGACCTCCAGGAAGTGGTTTCCCGCGCCGAGTGTCCCGATCTGCGGCACGCCCCGCTGGCGGGCTTTGGCACTGACCGCGTCGGGATCTGCGCCCGGCATCGCGCCTTCCGCCTCGCACCGGACGAGGTCCGCCCCGGTGCCGAACCCGCGTTCAACCGCCCACCGTGCGCCGTCGACCATGACCGCGGTCAGATCCTTGTTCGAGACCCGCAGGGCGCTTTTTGCACCGACACCGGTAGGCACGGCGCTAAAGAGCCTCTCGATCAGTTCGCGTTTCTTGCCGGCGAGATCGGCCTCGGTCAGGGGCGTCGCGATCAGCCGGACGCCGCAGTTGATGTCGAACCCGACCCCGCCGGGAGAGATGACCCCCTCGGTCATGTCGAATGCGGCGACACCGCCGATGGGGAACCCGTATCCCCAGTGGATATCGGGCATGGCAAGCGAATGCTTCACGATCCCGGGGAGCGTCGCGACGTTCGCGAGCTGGCGGACGGCCCCTTCCTCGAGGGTCTCCGCCAGCGCCCGGGAGAGGAAGAAACGTCCGGGCACCCGCATATCGGGGACGTATCCAATGGGAACCTCCCATTCGAGGTCTCCGATCATATTGATTCCTTCAAGCATAGGGATTCCCTCAGATATCGAAGATGATCTCCACCACATAGCCCTCTTCTTCTTTAACGATTTCGAGCCCGAAGTACGACACGCCCTTGACGAGCGATCCCGCGGAGTGCCGTGCAGGGTCGAAGGGCTCGCCCCTGAGAACGGCGGAGAGGCGGGTGCCCCGGATATCGACGTCGAAGGAGCAGAAGACGATGTTCTCGACATCGGTGATGAAGAGCAGTTCCGAGAGGTAATCGATGAGAAGGGATTCAAGGTTCTCCGCCTCAAGGGAGAACTGCCGTTCGATGCCCCGGTCCTCGCAGGGTCCGTACATCACGTGGAACATGGCCCGGCCTGCATCGGCAAAGATCTCGGCCAAGTCCGCGCCCCGCACCCGCATGAGGACGTCGGCGGTGTGTTCCAGCTCTTCAAAACTCATGGTCTAGAAGTCTTCGTAGAATATCGGAATCATTCCCCTGTGGATGGATTCGATGTAGCGGGCCTGGTACTTCGAGATGTAGACGGTATAATCGCCGACCGGGACCTGCAGGTCGGTCGTCTTCGGCGGTTTGACCGAGGTCGGCAGGAGGATCGGTCCGCTGCAGGATGTGCTCACCCTGAAGTCACGTTTCCTCTGGAGAACATACGATCGGACGTCTTCCGTGACATATATGCCCCGTGATGGTCCTGACTCTCCAACGTCGCTCTGCATGGTAGTCCTCCATATTGGTTCTGGGTGTAAAAAAAGAGGTATGGTTTTCGAGTGTTATGTTGTCCCGAGGATCTTCGCCACCACGTCCACGTACTGGTCTTTCAGCTCGTAGATGGAGTTCGTCCCCTCAGCGTTCCGCCTCACGTGCAGGATCCCTATCCGGGAAGCAATGATGCCGACCATGGATGCGATGGAGTGGTAACTGATTGAGAACTGCTTCTGCAGCTTCTCGTAGATCTGAGGTATGGTGAGGGATTTTACCTTTACGAACAGGTTGAGCAGCTCATGCCGGATTCCGTCCCGATCCCGTGAGAGATAACCTTTGAGTCGAGCTTCTATCTCTTTTTTGAGCTCATAGGGTGATCTCATATGTGCTTGTGATTCGGTATTTTATATATATCTTTTCTTTTCAATCATTTAATCGGAGATTATGCCCAGAGGACGACAATTGTCTGACGAAATGAGATCAGGGGGGATATAACAACGCGGTTTACCAGAAAACGTGACATACGTAGCCAGATGCGTTTTTATGCAAAAATAATCCCGACTCCATGACGCTCCCCTCCCCCCGCGACGGGCCTCTCTACGCGCAGCTGCAGCACCGCCCCATCTTGCACTCCGGGAACGGCGTTCGAGAAGGCCGAAGGCCTTCGCTGCGCGACTGTCGGAACGACAGGAGCGGGAGCACCGGGGGTGCGACTCGCGACGGAGGGCACACCCGGAGGAGGAGCACAGGAGGTGCGACTCGCGACTGTCGGAACGACAGGAGCGGGAGCACCGGGGGTGCGACTCGCGACGGAGGGCACACCCGGAGGAGGAGCACAGGAGGTGCGACTCGCGACTGTCGGAACGACAGGAGCGGGAGCACCGAAGGTGCGACGTGCGACGGAGGGTACGTCCGGAACCCGAGCACGATAAGGCGCTCCGGGGCCCCCTTCCTGCCGGGCAACTCCCGGGACATTCCGGCGCTATCCGGGTGAATTCCGATTCACGCCCTATATGCATGAGCAACCCTTTAACCTTTCACAATCGTACATTGATACAGCATGGAATTTGTCAGATACGACGTCAACAAATACTCTCCGCGGCAGATGGTAGCGCTGCCCCTCGTTCTTCTCCTCCTTGCCGGTGTCCTGCTTGGCTACACCATGCTCGCCACCGGCCTGCCCTTAACACCGGGCATCGACTTTGCGGGAGGAACGGCGGTCACCGTCTTCACATCCGACAGCAGGGAGACGATAGAGGCAAACCTCGCCGGATACCCGCTGTTATCGGTGGGTGAGGGGATCGGCGACGGGAAATACCTCCAGTTCGGTCCCATGGACGATGCCCGGTACCGGAGCCTTGTTACGCTCATCAACGAGAAGTACCCCGATGCGAAGATAGACCAGATCGGCGAGACGTTCGGAAAGACGCTCCAGGGCCAGGCCTTTCTTGCCCTGATCTTCTCGTTCATCGGGATGGCCGTCGTCGTCCTCATCGCGTTCCGGAACCTGGTGCCGGCGGGTGCGGTCGTCCTCTCCGCCTTCGCCGACATCGTCGTCACCGCCGGGATCATGCAGGTCATCGGCATCCCGCTCTCCCTCGGGACGACGGCGGCCCTGCTGATGCTGATCGGTTACTCCGTCGACAGCGACATCCTGCTGACCACGCGCCTCTTAAAGCGCAAGGGGAAACTCGACGAGAAACTCACCGGGGCCTTCAGGACCGGGATCATCATGACGACCACGACCCTCGCGGCCATCGCCGCCATGTGGGCCGTCTCCACGGCAGGACAGATCCAGATCATCAGCGAGATCGCAAGCGTCCTCCTCATCGGACTCGTCGTCGACATGATGAACACCTGGATGCTGAACGCCGGAATACTCAAAGAATACATTCTTCGGGGGGGTAAGAAATGAACCGCGAAGCCATCAAGACCCTCATCAAAGATTGGCGGATTGCCCTGCTGCTCCTGCTGGTCGTCGGCTCCCTCGTAAGCATCTACCTCGCTCCCCCGAGTCCGGAGAGAGGGCTTGAGGGGAACCTCCAGTTCGGCCTCGACCTTGAGGGCGGCTCGTGGCTGCAGATGGAGTTCCAGTCCGTGGTCGTTGCCTATTCGACCGACGGATCGGTCGACGACCTCATACAGGACCTGCGCACAGGCCTCGAGGCGGAGGTCATCCAGATCGACCAGAACCATCTCGAGATCCGAAAGAGCGTCTCGCGTGCCGACCTTGAACCGATCTTTGCGGAATCGGGCGCCTCGATCGTCACCTACCAGGAGGGCGTATCGCCGTTCACCGCAGACGATGTAAAAAGGATCCTCAACGAGAAGGTGAACGCCCTCGGGATGCAGGACGCGAGGATCAACCTGCTCACCCCGACGGGAAGCGAGTATCCGCAGTACGTGCGGATAGAACTTGCCGGCGTGGATATGGCGACGGCGCAGGAGATCGTCGGCAAACAGGGCATGTTCGAGATCCGGGTCCAGACGACCGGGAACGAGACCGAGCACGTCCTCTACGGGGACCAGATCACCAGCGTCGGCGTTCCGCAGAGGGAACCCGGGACCCAGCAATGGGGCGTCTCGTTCACGTTCTCCGAGACGGGTGCCCAGGCCTTCCGCGAGGCCGCCCTCGCATCCGGAGCGGTCGACAACCCTGAAGATCACCACCTCGTGATGATCCTCGATAACGAGACCGTCTACAGCGCCCCCCTCGCCGGGACCCTTGTGACGGAGCTCCGCTCGGGCCCGGTCAGGTCGCTCTCGGCAAGCACCGGGACCGGCGATGCCGGGCTCGAGGATGCGATGACGCTCGAGATCCACCTGCGGGCAGGTGCCCTGCCGGTGAAGGTGGATATCGTCGGGTCGGGTTCCGTCCCGGCGGCGCTCGGCGAACAGTTCAAGATGACGGTCGTCATTGCCGGGCTGCTCGCGCTGCTCACGGTAGGGGTCGTCGTCTACTACCGCTACCGCGAACCTGCGATTGTTCTCCCGATGGTCGCGATCAACCTTGCAGAGATCATCATCCTGCTCGGGATCGCTCGATTCATCATCCAGCTCGATCTCGCCACCATCGCCGGCCTGATAGCGGTGGTGGGTACCGGCATCGACCAGCTCGTCATCATCACGGACGAGGTTCTCCACGAAGGGCGTGTCCCGTCGCCGAACCTCTATATGAAGCGGTACGGGCGGGCGTTCGGCATCATCGCCGTGGCGGCGGCGACGGTCTTCATCGCCATGCTCCCGCTGGCGCTGATGGATCTCTCCACTCTTCGGGGCTTTGCCATCATCACCATACTCGGGGTCCTGATCGGCATCCTGGTCACGAGGCCCGCGTACGGAAAGATAATCATGGCGATCCTCTCAAAATAACAACCCTACAACAACCTTTATTGCCCCGTTCACACACAATGTTTGAACGGGGTATAGTCTTATGGAAAAACCGGTTTTAATGGACTTTTTTGCCGAGTGGTGCGGTCCGTGCCACCAGCAGACGCCAATCATCGACGAGCTCAAAGCAAAGATGGGCGACCGGGTCGATATCAGAAAGATCGATGTCGGTGTCGATTCCGAACAGACGCGGCAGTACGCCGCGAAGTACGACATCCAGTTCGTACCGACGCTCGTCATCGAGAAGGCGGACGGGACTCTCGTCCGGAAACTGGTAGGAGTCCAGGACCTCGGTACGCTTGAGGGCATCCTGAAGCCTCTGGTGGAACCGTGAAGATCGGTATCGTTGGCGGAACCGGCGATATCGGGGAGGGGATGGCGCTCCGGCTCTCTCCGAAGTACGACGTGATCGTGGGGTCCCGCGAGGAGGCAAAGGCTATCGCAACCTGCGAGACCTGCCGGGAGACCCTGCAGGAGCAGGGTCTGGCGTGCAGCCTGCTCGGCGTCTCCAACCAGCACGCGGTCGACGAGGCGGACGTCGTCGTCCTCGCGATACCGTTCAAGCACGCGGCTCCCACCCTGAAGACCCTGACCGGGTTTGAGGAGAAGATCGTCGTCAGCCCCATCAACCCGATCGAGCGGACGACCTACTTCTACTACGCCCCTCCGCCGGAGGGGTCGGCGGCGATGATGATCAAGGGGATGCTTCCTCCGAGCGCGACCGTCTGCGCCGCGTTCAACAACATCGCCGCAAACAGGTGGCAGATGCTCGATGAGGAACTCGACTACTCGGTCGCCGTCTGCTGCGACGACGACGGCGCGAAGCAGAAGGTGATGGATATCATCAACAACGTCTCAAGCCTCCGTGCCTACGATGCGGGGCCGCTTGCGGCCGCATCCATCGTCGAGAGCATCACACCCCTCCTCCTCAACATCGCCCGCTTCAATAAGATGAAGGACGTCGGCGTCAGGTTCGTATAACTTTTTTTTTGGCGGGGCGGAAAGACCGAGTTCCGTGGGGGTTGGTTTGTGACTCCGGGATCTCGGGGTCTATTCCGGTGGCCGAAGATCTTTGATGCCTGCACATACTCCGCTTGCTCTGCTTAAAATTCGGTAGTTGGATCTATTGCGCTCCCGAGCACGGCTTTCAGGTGGATATCGCCACGGGGGGTGGGGACAGGGGAGGGGGGAGACCCCCCTCCCCTGCAACCCCTCCCCCATGGTGATTCCCCCACGGTCCACTGTACCGGGACTTTTCCTCGCTTTGATCACAGGGGCGTGAACTAAAACCGAGTAAATGATCAAACACCCGTTTTTCCGACAGTTAGAGATCTTTCAAACCCCACACCCATCCATCACCAACACCCCGCCCCCATACCCCAAGCGGCATGCACATATCCCGGTGCACGCCAAACCATTCTGTATCAAAATCAGGGTGCTGTGAATGCTGGATCGGGAGTTCGAACGGATAGGAAAGCGGCTCTTCCAGGAAGGGCTGGTCGGAGCGAATTTCGGAAATATGAGCGTGCGGGGCGAGGACGGGTTCTTCATCACCCGGACCGGCGCGTACCTCGACGCGGGGGAGATGCCGGTCCATGTGCCGGATGCGGGCGACGCCCCGCGCGAGGCCTCGAGCGAGTACCGGGTCCACCGGGCGGTCTACCGGGAGACGCCCCATTCTGCGATCGTCCACGCCCACCCGGTCCACGCCGTCGCCGCCTCGCTTGATGCCGATCTCGTCCGGCCGGCCGACAGCGAGGGGGGGATGCTCTGTCCGGAGATCCCGGTCGTCACCGGGAGCCCGGGGACCGACGAGATCGCAGAGAACGTCGCCGGGGCGCTCCGCGACGGCCACATCGTCATCGTCCGGGGACACGGGACGTTTACAGCCGGAAAAACGCTCGACGAGGCGTATATCTACACCTCGATCGGCGAGTACGCCTGCCGGATCCTCTTTCTATCGGGGAGGCTTCGGGGGGTTCTGTAACTGCTCGATCTGGCGGGTGGTCTCGCGGTGAAACCCGAGCAGCATGTCGCTGATTACGCCGA
This portion of the Methanoculleus oceani genome encodes:
- a CDS encoding energy-coupling factor transporter transmembrane protein EcfT; this translates as MQDPRLRLLATVLLSAAAFASTAGAVAALVWWLLFTPRTKALPQPGVFLPLVGMIAVTALVSAWGGGPGLSYFIRMTVLLLLAAWAYTATEEGEVLGVAVWALGNRVGFEVGLIAEMGLTGLAVIRQEIDQLRIAMALKGIRPGVRSIVPLAVTLIVTQIRRADEIARLLVVRGYTIGGRICPRFEADPRDVLACITAGIPGFLSCLPLRDVFILVG
- a CDS encoding ATP-binding cassette domain-containing protein, which produces MRVDLEDLRFSRGSFTLRGSGTFEEGVHLVSGPVGSGKSTLALLLAELLRPASGAVRRHNVASALLLLQFPEHQITCPTVAEEVRSWGLSPEDVLARADLPARAGDDPFHLSRGELRRLTLACAVMQNPDLLMLDEPFSSLDCTAKREACRMIEEREEGITIIFSHERAVLPRVNAVWEMEDGVLTARGSVPDAIPSWRHAPPYLAYALREGARPENIRLSDAREALCRIRG
- a CDS encoding ATP-binding cassette domain-containing protein; translated protein: MIRISCLRHRIVEIPDLTVDARHIAVIGPNGSGKTTLLSVCSGIEEPGAGTVRLLGRPPSAVKVGWVGEFPDRTLLFSRVYDEIASTPRFRHYPCPETDERVRAAAARVGISHLLDAKVSAISGGEKALVALAAACAGDPEVLVLDEADSHLDAVTAERVRRVVQESTAAHVLWCTQSMDAAAGADYVIFMENGLVRHHGTPEEVFSALEETCFYPTMWRVCR
- a CDS encoding biotin transporter BioY; this encodes MVDMMHRARILAYSGTFIALIAAGSWISIPLPPVPLTLQTLFVLLSGIVMKRYAVIPVALYVLLGAAGLPVFHNGTAGLGVLLGPTGGFLAGFIPSALVVGLAYEHESPKSRVAGLIAATCVTYVFGVAWLAWSASLSLPQAILVGVAPFVVGAVVKVAAAYAIGKRVA
- a CDS encoding biotin--[acetyl-CoA-carboxylase] ligase, giving the protein MKDTAINVLKILEESPGPVSGERIAEQLGVTRSAVWKQIRELRRLGYGISSSRAEGYRLETKTDRLLPYEIHKQLRTRFIGRQIRHFDRTASTGWIGKKLAEETDPERLHGMVIIAEEQTGGVGRLGRAWVSPAGGIWATILLKPKIPFDHLFMITMAGAVAIARAIRKEYDISALIKWPNDIFVGDKKVAGLLLELTAEADTVHYGLLGIGIDANISLDELSPNLRDTVTSLQAEVGREVDRVALLARVLREFELRYQQLEDGEYDPIIREWKSLSLTLDHRVAIKTINKTFSGEAIDIDEHGALIIRKDNGKIERVIAGDCFQL
- a CDS encoding DUF2111 domain-containing protein; the encoded protein is MNSRDTTMEQYIISVSSSARDLAPVMLCLHDLLGRLPVTARSRDHPGVRIEGGKVIDEAYTGPVLEEVLAENATLRVRPPNGPYKGIPVVVAPVRGDDGRPIGAIGIVDVTGIFDLAGFMEQHADIRKQVCGEDPCPLPTESPAAKR
- a CDS encoding RtcB family protein; the protein is MLEGINMIGDLEWEVPIGYVPDMRVPGRFFLSRALAETLEEGAVRQLANVATLPGIVKHSLAMPDIHWGYGFPIGGVAAFDMTEGVISPGGVGFDINCGVRLIATPLTEADLAGKKRELIERLFSAVPTGVGAKSALRVSNKDLTAVMVDGARWAVERGFGTGADLVRCEAEGAMPGADPDAVSAKARQRGVPQIGTLGAGNHFLEVQVAREIVDPEAAKVFGIAEGQVCFMVHCGSRGLGHQVATDHLRTLESALAGYRIHLPDRQLACAPIDSPEGRAYYGGMVCAANYAWANRQVIMHEAKKVFAELFGIDYDAMRLIYDVAHNVAKFERHDVDGASTEVCVHRKGATRAFGPGAPGIPREYAGVGQPVIIPGSMGTSSFLLHGTTTAMQKTWGSTCHGAGRVLSRSKAKKEVRGKELREHLAGEGILVRAHSDSALAEEAPEVYKPSREVVRVVHEAGLSNIVVRLEPLGVIKG
- a CDS encoding archease; this translates as MSFEELEHTADVLMRVRGADLAEIFADAGRAMFHVMYGPCEDRGIERQFSLEAENLESLLIDYLSELLFITDVENIVFCSFDVDIRGTRLSAVLRGEPFDPARHSAGSLVKGVSYFGLEIVKEEEGYVVEIIFDI
- a CDS encoding DUF2551 domain-containing protein; translation: MRSPYELKKEIEARLKGYLSRDRDGIRHELLNLFVKVKSLTIPQIYEKLQKQFSISYHSIASMVGIIASRIGILHVRRNAEGTNSIYELKDQYVDVVAKILGTT
- a CDS encoding protein translocase subunit SecF, whose amino-acid sequence is MEFVRYDVNKYSPRQMVALPLVLLLLAGVLLGYTMLATGLPLTPGIDFAGGTAVTVFTSDSRETIEANLAGYPLLSVGEGIGDGKYLQFGPMDDARYRSLVTLINEKYPDAKIDQIGETFGKTLQGQAFLALIFSFIGMAVVVLIAFRNLVPAGAVVLSAFADIVVTAGIMQVIGIPLSLGTTAALLMLIGYSVDSDILLTTRLLKRKGKLDEKLTGAFRTGIIMTTTTLAAIAAMWAVSTAGQIQIISEIASVLLIGLVVDMMNTWMLNAGILKEYILRGGKK